Proteins co-encoded in one Hymenobacter swuensis DY53 genomic window:
- a CDS encoding acyl-CoA dehydrogenase family protein, translating to MPESIALITPSVSVASAEALAAALAPRLLAQAAHSDVEGGFPTREFGWLREAGLLAAPLPVALGGSGLGETAHTAALLSTLRHIGRGNLAVGRVYEGHVNALQLLQRFGQPAQVARWAQEAAQGHLFGVWNTEAHDGVKLEPLPDGRFRLHGSKTFGSGAGHVTRPLLTAALPDGGWQMLILPADEQVPRYASEFWQPLGMRASASFRIDFAGLEIGTEDLLGQPGDYYRQPWFSGGAIRFAAVQAGGAEAVFDETRRFLQRLGRTNDPYQRQRLGEMSLLIAQAQHWLQAAAGVAARPDAATAAEATVAHANLMRSAIEDICLRVLPLAERCVGARGLLRPEPFERLHRDLTHYLRQPAPDAALADAGRYALEQTSPAYQLWQP from the coding sequence ATGCCCGAATCCATTGCTCTGATTACCCCTTCTGTTTCGGTGGCATCCGCCGAAGCCCTAGCCGCCGCGCTGGCCCCACGCCTGCTGGCCCAGGCCGCGCACTCTGATGTGGAGGGCGGTTTCCCAACCCGAGAGTTCGGCTGGCTGCGCGAGGCGGGACTTCTTGCCGCTCCTTTACCAGTGGCTTTAGGTGGTAGCGGCCTCGGCGAAACTGCTCACACGGCTGCCCTGTTAAGCACGTTGCGGCACATCGGGCGCGGCAACCTAGCCGTGGGCCGCGTGTACGAAGGCCATGTCAATGCCTTGCAGTTACTGCAACGGTTTGGGCAGCCGGCCCAGGTGGCACGCTGGGCGCAGGAGGCGGCCCAGGGACATCTGTTTGGGGTGTGGAATACTGAAGCGCACGATGGAGTGAAGCTGGAACCGTTGCCCGACGGCCGCTTCCGGTTGCACGGCAGCAAAACCTTCGGCTCCGGAGCCGGCCACGTTACCCGCCCGCTGCTTACGGCCGCTTTACCCGATGGTGGCTGGCAGATGCTGATTCTGCCCGCCGATGAGCAGGTACCACGCTATGCTTCCGAGTTCTGGCAACCGCTGGGCATGCGGGCGTCGGCCAGTTTCCGGATAGATTTTGCGGGGTTGGAAATTGGGACCGAGGACCTGCTTGGCCAGCCCGGCGACTACTACCGCCAACCCTGGTTCAGCGGTGGGGCCATTCGGTTTGCGGCCGTGCAGGCGGGCGGAGCCGAAGCCGTATTCGATGAAACCCGACGATTTTTGCAGCGGCTGGGCCGCACCAACGACCCCTACCAGCGGCAACGCCTCGGCGAAATGAGCCTGCTCATTGCCCAGGCCCAGCACTGGCTGCAGGCTGCCGCCGGGGTTGCCGCCCGCCCCGATGCCGCAACTGCCGCCGAGGCCACCGTGGCCCATGCCAACCTGATGCGTTCGGCCATCGAAGACATCTGCCTGCGCGTACTGCCGCTGGCCGAGCGGTGCGTGGGAGCCCGGGGCCTGTTGCGGCCCGAGCCCTTCGAACGCCTGCACCGCGACCTGACCCACTACTTGCGCCAGCCTGCCCCCGATGCCGCTTTGGCCGACGCCGGCCGCTATGCGCTGGAACAAACTTCTCCGGCCTACCAGCTCTGGCAACCGTAA
- the purH gene encoding bifunctional phosphoribosylaminoimidazolecarboxamide formyltransferase/IMP cyclohydrolase, producing MSQPIRSALVSVYYKDRLEPLVALLKQHGVTIYSTGGTQQFIEEQSAPVTAVETLTGFPAVFGGRVKTLHPKVFGGILHRRHEASDLQEAEQHQIPPIDLVIVDLYPFEETVASGAPEADVIEKIDIGGISLLRAAAKNFRDVLVVSSRDQYAAVTELLQTKGCATDLEDRRHYAAAAFEATSHYDTQIFRYMAQGTDLSSATLKLSEKPATALRYGENPHQAGTFYGDLNALFDQLHGKQLSYNNLVDVDAAVLLMQEFAADGPAACAILKHTNACGVAQADSLCQAYLNALSCDPVSAFGGVLIVNKPVDMATAEELSKLFFEVLIAPAFDEEALTILQGKKNRILLRQKPVQFPIKQVKTLLNGVIEQDFDRVVEGAQEFRTVTESAPTAEEVAALEFALKICKHTKSNTIVLARAGQLLASGVGQTSRVDALRQAIEKAHAFGFDLNGAVMASDAFFPFPDCVEIAGQAGIRAVVQPGGSIKDQDSIAAANQLGMAMVLTGVRHFKH from the coding sequence ATGTCGCAGCCCATTCGTTCCGCGCTTGTTTCCGTCTATTATAAGGACCGTCTGGAGCCGTTGGTGGCGCTGCTGAAGCAGCACGGCGTAACCATTTATTCCACCGGCGGCACCCAGCAATTCATTGAGGAACAGAGCGCGCCTGTAACTGCCGTCGAAACGCTGACAGGCTTCCCGGCCGTGTTCGGGGGGCGCGTCAAAACCCTGCACCCGAAAGTATTCGGCGGCATTCTGCACCGCCGCCACGAGGCCAGCGACCTGCAGGAAGCCGAACAGCACCAGATTCCGCCCATTGATCTGGTGATTGTGGACCTGTACCCCTTCGAGGAAACCGTGGCTTCGGGCGCGCCCGAAGCGGACGTCATCGAGAAGATTGACATCGGCGGGATTTCCCTGCTACGCGCCGCCGCCAAAAACTTCCGCGACGTGCTGGTGGTCAGCTCCCGCGACCAATACGCGGCCGTAACCGAGTTGCTGCAAACCAAAGGCTGCGCCACCGACCTGGAGGACCGTCGCCACTACGCGGCCGCCGCCTTCGAGGCCACCTCGCACTACGACACCCAGATCTTCCGCTACATGGCGCAGGGCACTGACCTGAGTAGCGCCACCCTGAAGCTTTCCGAAAAGCCTGCTACAGCCCTGCGCTACGGCGAAAACCCCCACCAGGCCGGCACCTTCTACGGCGACCTGAACGCGCTGTTCGACCAGCTCCACGGTAAGCAGCTCAGCTACAACAACCTGGTAGATGTGGACGCCGCCGTGCTGCTGATGCAGGAGTTTGCCGCCGACGGCCCCGCCGCTTGCGCCATCCTCAAGCACACTAACGCCTGCGGCGTAGCCCAGGCCGATTCGCTGTGCCAGGCCTACCTCAACGCCCTCAGCTGCGACCCAGTTTCGGCCTTCGGCGGCGTACTAATCGTGAACAAGCCGGTGGATATGGCCACGGCCGAAGAACTGAGCAAGCTCTTCTTCGAGGTGCTGATTGCCCCTGCCTTTGATGAGGAAGCCCTGACGATTCTGCAGGGCAAGAAAAACCGCATTCTGCTGCGCCAGAAGCCTGTGCAATTCCCTATCAAGCAGGTCAAAACCCTACTCAACGGCGTAATTGAGCAGGATTTCGATCGGGTGGTGGAAGGTGCTCAGGAGTTCCGCACCGTAACGGAGTCGGCTCCGACGGCCGAGGAAGTGGCGGCCCTGGAATTCGCCCTCAAAATCTGCAAGCACACCAAGAGCAACACCATCGTGCTGGCCCGGGCCGGGCAGCTGCTGGCTTCCGGCGTGGGCCAGACCTCCCGCGTGGACGCTCTGCGCCAGGCCATTGAGAAGGCCCATGCTTTCGGGTTCGACCTCAACGGGGCCGTTATGGCTTCCGATGCTTTCTTCCCCTTCCCCGACTGCGTGGAAATTGCGGGCCAGGCCGGCATTCGGGCCGTGGTGCAGCCCGGCGGCTCCATCAAGGACCAGGACAGCATTGCCGCCGCTAACCAGCTGGGCATGGCTATGGTGCTCACCGGCGTGCGGCACTTCAAGCACTAA
- a CDS encoding rod shape-determining protein, translating to MGFFNFLTSDIAIDLGTANTLIIHNDKIVVDEPSIIAKDRTTNKVIAVGRQAQQMHEKTHDNIKTIRPLKDGVIADFHAAEEMIKGLIKMIDTRNRLFQPSHRMVICIPSGITEVEKRAVRDSAEHAGAKEVWMIQEPMAAAIGIGIDVEQPVGSMIIDIGGGTTEIAVIALSGIVCDQSIKTAGDVFNQDILDYMRRQHNLLIGERSAERIKIEVGAALTELEVTPPDFEVRGRDLMTGIPKVIKVTSSEIAIALDKSVAKIEEAVLKALEISPPELSADIYENGIHLTGGGALLRGLDKRLAAKTKLPIHIAEDPLRAVVRGTGAAIKNIQAFRSVLLT from the coding sequence ATGGGTTTCTTCAATTTTCTGACCAGCGACATTGCCATTGACCTGGGCACGGCCAACACACTCATCATTCACAACGATAAAATCGTGGTGGATGAGCCGAGTATCATTGCGAAAGACCGCACTACTAATAAAGTAATTGCCGTGGGTCGGCAGGCGCAGCAAATGCACGAGAAGACCCACGACAACATCAAAACCATCCGGCCCCTCAAAGACGGCGTTATTGCCGACTTCCACGCGGCGGAGGAGATGATTAAGGGGTTGATCAAGATGATTGACACCCGAAATCGGCTGTTTCAGCCCTCCCACCGCATGGTTATCTGCATTCCTTCGGGCATTACCGAAGTAGAAAAGCGCGCCGTACGGGACTCCGCCGAGCACGCTGGGGCCAAGGAAGTCTGGATGATTCAGGAACCGATGGCCGCTGCCATTGGCATCGGCATCGACGTGGAGCAGCCTGTGGGCTCCATGATTATCGACATCGGGGGTGGCACCACCGAAATTGCGGTAATTGCCCTTTCCGGTATCGTCTGCGACCAGAGCATCAAGACGGCCGGCGACGTGTTCAACCAGGACATTCTCGACTACATGCGCCGCCAGCACAACCTGCTGATTGGCGAGCGGAGCGCTGAGCGTATCAAGATTGAGGTTGGCGCGGCCCTCACCGAGCTGGAAGTAACCCCGCCCGACTTTGAGGTGCGCGGCCGCGACCTGATGACCGGTATTCCGAAGGTGATTAAGGTAACGTCCTCTGAAATTGCCATTGCCCTCGATAAATCGGTGGCCAAAATTGAGGAAGCCGTACTGAAGGCCCTGGAGATTTCGCCGCCCGAGCTGTCAGCCGATATTTACGAAAACGGTATTCACCTAACCGGCGGCGGTGCTTTGCTGCGTGGCCTTGACAAACGCCTGGCCGCCAAAACCAAGCTGCCCATTCACATTGCCGAGGACCCGCTCCGCGCCGTGGTGCGCGGTACTGGTGCCGCCATCAAAAATATCCAGGCCTTCCGTAGCGTGCTGCTGACCTAG
- the mreC gene encoding rod shape-determining protein MreC — MNNLLNFLFRYRGILVFALLEVLSLYLLVRNSTYQRAAFFNSSNAYVGQVLDWRAQIQGYFRLVDVNQSLMQENARLRQQLYRPDLSGRVADSLPVSQDSTTQARLALLGRPDSLLLGLRQLAAHDPDYPLIPARVVSSTQRRVDNYLTLNVGSVDGVKQGMGVVSADGVVGRVKVTSEHYTTITSVLHSKSTISARIQRDGTIGTVRWLGDDPAHVLLDNVPRQNKLVRGDTVVTSGYNAVFPEGVLIGTIESFVKEPDKNFWTVRVRVAVDFSRLTYVYVVTSRPKLERDTVEARAGIKPEADERP, encoded by the coding sequence ATGAATAACCTGCTCAACTTTCTGTTTCGCTACCGGGGAATCCTGGTATTTGCGTTGCTGGAGGTGCTGAGCTTGTACCTGTTGGTGCGCAACAGCACGTATCAGCGGGCGGCGTTCTTTAACTCCTCTAACGCCTACGTGGGGCAGGTACTCGACTGGCGGGCCCAGATTCAGGGCTATTTCCGGTTGGTGGACGTGAACCAGAGCCTAATGCAGGAAAACGCCCGGCTGCGCCAGCAACTCTACCGCCCTGACCTGAGCGGCCGCGTGGCCGACTCGTTGCCGGTAAGCCAGGACAGCACCACCCAGGCCCGCCTGGCCCTCCTGGGCCGGCCCGATTCGCTGCTGCTGGGCCTACGCCAGCTGGCCGCCCACGACCCCGACTACCCGCTCATTCCGGCCCGCGTGGTGAGCAGCACCCAGCGCCGCGTGGACAATTACCTGACCCTGAACGTGGGTTCCGTGGATGGCGTGAAGCAGGGCATGGGCGTGGTGTCGGCCGATGGAGTAGTGGGCCGGGTGAAGGTGACCTCGGAGCACTACACTACCATTACCTCGGTGCTGCACTCCAAGTCCACCATTTCGGCCCGAATTCAGCGCGACGGCACCATTGGCACTGTCCGCTGGCTGGGTGATGACCCGGCGCATGTGCTGCTCGACAACGTGCCCCGCCAGAATAAGCTGGTGCGCGGCGACACGGTGGTGACTTCCGGCTACAACGCTGTATTCCCGGAGGGCGTCCTCATTGGGACCATTGAGTCGTTTGTGAAGGAGCCGGATAAGAACTTCTGGACGGTGCGGGTGCGGGTAGCGGTGGACTTTTCGCGCCTGACCTATGTGTACGTAGTAACCAGCCGGCCCAAACTGGAGCGTGATACGGTGGAGGCCCGGGCCGGCATCAAACCCGAAGCTGACGAACGACCATGA
- the mrdA gene encoding penicillin-binding protein 2, whose amino-acid sequence MQYLEGRKYVVQAIFLAVALVFAARLFYIQVLDGSYKLAADRNTLQRIVQTPYRGLIYDRKGQILVQNTPVYDLMVTPREVKQLDTARFCQLLQLPIEEIRASLQAARAFSRVKASPLVQNLSTPELAAIQDNLIDFPGFSVKARMARSYNTHSMAHALGYVGSITPAFMEKPRYAKYQPGEFLGITGLESYYEDQLMGRRGVQYRMVNVRGIEKGAFRGGEFDTLSVAGQDLHLSLDSELQDYTEKLMAGKRGSVVALDPKTGEILVFVSAPMFDPATLSGKGMGNRYMELLNNPERPLFNRPLMATYPPGSTFKLVNELVALQMGVVTPQTGFPCNWKLVRCTHRHDYPSDVGIAIRNSCNPYFYQVMRAAVMRGRSTNRFEDARLGLAEWRRQVMQFGLGEKLGVDMSQEKKGLIPSSDFYDKRNGYHRWNFRTVYSLSIGQGEIGITGLQMANIMATIANRGWYYTPHFVKSIGQGGPLPQYQQKHTVGVDPLHFEEIIPGMQGVVDGRGGTGGNASLLDVGISVAGKTGTVQNPHGDDHATFAAFAPAEDPKIAIVVFIENAGFGGSSAAPLASLVMEKYLRGKVAPWRHRWEEWLPGPAERFIVRRH is encoded by the coding sequence TTGCAATACCTCGAAGGCCGCAAGTACGTAGTCCAGGCGATTTTCCTGGCCGTCGCGCTGGTGTTTGCGGCACGCCTCTTCTATATCCAGGTGCTGGATGGCAGCTACAAGTTGGCGGCCGACCGAAACACCCTCCAACGCATTGTCCAAACGCCCTACCGGGGCCTGATTTACGACCGGAAAGGTCAGATTCTGGTGCAGAACACCCCAGTGTATGACCTGATGGTGACGCCCCGGGAAGTGAAGCAGTTGGATACCGCCCGGTTCTGCCAGCTGCTGCAGCTGCCCATTGAGGAAATTCGGGCCAGCCTGCAGGCGGCCAGGGCCTTCAGTCGCGTAAAGGCCTCGCCGCTGGTCCAGAACCTGAGTACGCCCGAGCTGGCCGCTATTCAGGATAACCTTATCGACTTTCCGGGTTTTAGCGTGAAAGCCCGCATGGCCCGGTCGTATAATACGCACAGCATGGCCCACGCGCTGGGCTACGTGGGCAGCATCACACCGGCTTTCATGGAGAAGCCCCGCTACGCCAAATACCAGCCCGGGGAGTTTCTAGGCATTACGGGGCTGGAATCGTACTACGAAGACCAGCTGATGGGCCGCCGCGGGGTGCAATACCGCATGGTGAACGTACGCGGGATTGAGAAGGGCGCTTTCCGAGGCGGCGAGTTTGATACGCTGTCGGTGGCGGGCCAGGATCTGCACCTGAGCCTCGACTCGGAGCTGCAGGACTACACCGAGAAGCTGATGGCCGGTAAGCGCGGCTCGGTGGTGGCCCTTGACCCCAAAACCGGCGAAATCCTGGTGTTTGTATCGGCCCCGATGTTTGATCCGGCCACCCTTTCGGGCAAGGGCATGGGCAACCGCTACATGGAGCTGCTCAATAATCCCGAGCGGCCTTTGTTCAACCGTCCGTTGATGGCAACTTACCCACCCGGCTCCACTTTTAAGCTGGTAAACGAACTGGTGGCACTGCAAATGGGTGTGGTGACGCCGCAAACCGGCTTTCCATGCAACTGGAAGCTGGTGCGCTGCACCCACCGCCACGACTACCCCAGCGACGTGGGCATTGCCATCCGCAACAGCTGCAACCCGTATTTCTACCAGGTAATGCGGGCTGCCGTGATGCGCGGCCGCTCTACCAACCGCTTCGAGGATGCCCGCCTGGGTTTGGCCGAGTGGCGGCGGCAGGTAATGCAGTTCGGACTGGGCGAGAAGCTGGGCGTGGATATGTCGCAGGAGAAAAAAGGCCTGATTCCATCCTCCGATTTCTACGACAAGCGCAACGGCTACCACCGCTGGAACTTCCGCACGGTGTATTCGCTCAGTATCGGGCAGGGCGAAATTGGTATTACCGGCCTCCAGATGGCCAATATCATGGCAACCATTGCCAACCGGGGCTGGTACTACACGCCCCACTTCGTGAAAAGCATCGGGCAGGGCGGGCCGCTGCCGCAGTACCAGCAGAAGCATACCGTAGGCGTTGATCCGCTACACTTTGAGGAAATAATTCCCGGCATGCAGGGCGTGGTGGACGGCCGGGGCGGTACCGGCGGCAACGCCAGCCTGCTGGACGTGGGCATTTCGGTAGCGGGCAAAACCGGTACCGTGCAAAACCCCCACGGCGACGACCACGCCACCTTCGCCGCCTTTGCGCCGGCCGAAGACCCGAAAATTGCCATTGTGGTCTTTATCGAAAACGCCGGTTTTGGGGGCAGCTCCGCCGCGCCGTTGGCCTCCCTCGTGATGGAGAAATACCTGCGCGGCAAAGTAGCTCCCTGGCGGCACCGCTGGGAAGAATGGCTCCCCGGCCCCGCTGAACGATTTATTGTCCGTCGTCACTAA
- the rodA gene encoding rod shape-determining protein RodA: MSTSPARYSRSIDWVTVLIYLLMVGVGWLNVYAASYSPDAPDNVLSTLSFQELMAFNWFKQILWIGTAVVLIVVLVVIDSKAYDTFAFVLYGGMILLLIVTPFIARPIAGSRSWLELGPVRLQPAEFAKFITALAASRYMAGINLRQQNFRDQLVLAGLTLLPPLLIIAANETGQALVFGAFLLAYFREGMSPLILLILAAAGAILILALLVPKLWLVGAFTLILGIVFAFNSKLWRHHLPLSLSVWAVVIGMVFGVDFFFNNVLQPHQRKRIEILINPSADPLGVGWNVTQSKIAIGSGGFAGKGFLQGTQTKFDFVPEQSTDFIFCTVGEEWGWAGTMVTIILFMTLLGRILYVAERQKSVFGRTYGYCVASIIFFHFCVNIGMTIGLAPVVGIPLPFFSYGGSSLWSFTTLLFILLAIDAYRKQDLERY; the protein is encoded by the coding sequence ATGTCCACTTCTCCCGCACGTTACAGCCGCAGCATCGACTGGGTTACGGTGCTCATTTACCTGCTGATGGTAGGTGTGGGCTGGCTCAACGTGTACGCGGCCAGCTACTCGCCCGATGCGCCGGATAATGTCCTCAGCACGCTGAGTTTCCAGGAACTGATGGCCTTCAACTGGTTCAAGCAGATTCTGTGGATCGGGACGGCCGTGGTGCTCATCGTGGTGCTGGTCGTCATTGATTCCAAGGCCTACGACACGTTTGCCTTTGTGCTCTACGGGGGCATGATTCTGCTACTGATTGTCACGCCGTTTATTGCCCGGCCTATTGCCGGTTCCCGCTCCTGGCTGGAACTGGGGCCGGTGCGCCTGCAACCCGCCGAGTTTGCCAAGTTCATTACGGCCCTGGCCGCCTCACGCTATATGGCAGGCATCAACCTGCGTCAGCAGAATTTTCGCGACCAACTGGTGCTGGCGGGCCTTACGCTGTTGCCACCGCTGCTCATCATTGCTGCCAATGAAACCGGGCAGGCGCTGGTATTCGGAGCGTTTCTGCTGGCCTACTTCCGGGAGGGTATGTCGCCCCTGATTCTGCTGATTCTGGCCGCCGCCGGGGCCATTCTCATCCTGGCGCTGCTGGTGCCTAAGCTGTGGCTGGTGGGAGCATTTACCTTAATTCTGGGGATAGTCTTCGCCTTTAACTCTAAGCTCTGGCGGCACCATTTGCCCTTGTCGCTGAGCGTGTGGGCGGTGGTGATTGGGATGGTGTTCGGGGTAGATTTCTTCTTCAACAACGTGCTGCAGCCTCACCAGCGCAAGCGCATCGAAATTCTCATCAACCCCTCCGCCGACCCATTGGGCGTGGGCTGGAACGTCACGCAGTCGAAAATTGCCATCGGCTCGGGTGGTTTCGCGGGCAAAGGCTTTTTGCAGGGCACCCAGACCAAGTTCGATTTCGTGCCCGAACAGAGCACCGACTTTATCTTCTGCACCGTGGGCGAGGAGTGGGGCTGGGCTGGCACGATGGTAACAATTATCCTGTTTATGACGCTGCTGGGCCGCATCCTGTACGTGGCCGAGCGGCAAAAATCGGTATTCGGGCGTACCTACGGCTATTGCGTGGCCAGTATTATCTTCTTCCACTTCTGCGTGAACATCGGCATGACTATCGGGCTGGCGCCGGTGGTGGGCATTCCGTTGCCGTTCTTCAGCTACGGCGGGTCCTCACTCTGGTCGTTTACCACCCTGTTGTTTATTCTGCTGGCCATTGATGCCTACCGCAAACAGGATCTGGAGCGGTATTAG